GTCGAGGAGACCGTTCGGGACCGAGGTGATCGGGTTGGAGACCTGCACGTGATTGAACGTGTCGGTGAAGCTCGTGAGCAACGAGTTGTCGTGGAACACGATGTCGTTGCCCAGACCCAACCGCTCGTTCGTCTTGGCCGGACTGGTGTCATCGAATCCGTCGGTGAGCGGCTGGACACCGAAGGCCCAGGTTGCACCCAGTTCCTTCGTGAAGTCCAGATTCGCTTCGACGATCTTCGCCTCGATCATCACCTGCGGCGTCTGCGTGTCGATCGCCTTGATGAGGGCCGTGGCCTCGTCGATCACCGATGCGATGTCCTTCAGGATGACGGTGTTGGTGCGCTCATCCACGTCCACGCTGCCGCGGGCGGTGAGGAGCCTCTTCACCATCTTCTCGATTTCATCCACATCGGCGTAGTTCACCGGCTGGAGCTTGACCACCAGGTCTTCCAGCTTCTCCCGTGCACGACGCTCCTGGAGGCGAGATTCCTCTTCGGTCTTCAGGAGATCCGCGGCCGCGATGCGAAGCACGTTGCCAACCCGAACGAAGCCAAGGCCTCGCGTCAGGAGCACGACGTCCAGGGCCTGATCCCAGGGCACATCCACCAGGCGGATCGTGACCTTTCCGTTGACCTCGTCACCCGCGATGATGTTGAGGTCCGAGACCTCAGCAATCAGGCGGAGGACATCGTCGATCTCCACGTCCTTGAAGTCGAGCGAGATACGGCGACCCGTGTAGGCCTTGCCGTCGACCAGCCCACCTTCGGCGAGGATCTCGACCGCGTCGCTATTCGGATCCATCGAGGCCGGCATCGAATCAGCCGGCACCTCTGCAGAGGCGACATCGGAGAGCATCGGGATCTCGGAGGCCTGCTGGGTTCCGTTCTCGAAATCCACGAAGAGCAACGCGCCCTCCTGGCTCACGACCGGCTTGGCCCCTTCCTGCGCTCGAATGACGACCCGAACCTCGGGCTCGGCGGCCTCCGGCTGCTGGAACGCGGTTACCAGCGAGACGGAAGCGGGTGCCGTCGGCGCGATGCGAACGGCGGCGTCCGGATCGATCGTGGCTCCCTTCAGGCTGATGACCGTCGTGTCGGGCGACGGATGCGTCTTCACGAACTCGGCCGGCCCCTCGGTCACGATGACGACCCGCTCGCGAGCCTCGTCGTTCTCGATCTGCACGCCAAACATGGTGAGCGTCGCCGGCGCAGCTTCTTCCGCTGCGTCGAAGCTCTGCTCGTCGGCCCAGACCTCAGCCGTCTCGGTCGGCTCTTCGGCTACGAGAGCCTCCGTCGCCTCTTCAGCGACCGGAGTCTCTGCAGTCTCGAGTCCGACCTCTTCGGATTCGGCCATCTCGGGCTCGGCAGCCACCTCTTCCATGGCCTCTGTTTCGGTTTCCACCGGTGCAGATGCCATCTGGTCAGCCGGTGCAATTGCGTCGCCGAGGCCAAGCCAGAGGCCCGCCGCGACGGTCACGATCTGCACGTCATCGAAGCCCTGGGCTGCGTCGGCACCATCGAGCACCACGCGGACCTTGTCTTCGTGCTGCCCCAGGCGGATTCGCGCGACCCGGTCACCGCTGATCTCGAGTCGAGAATCTTCCACCTCGCTGACGAGGCCCGGGAGATCCACTACGAGCCGCTCCGGATCCTCGAGGCCGAACCACGTGGCGCCCTCGATGCTTCCATCCGCCTCGAATTGGACCGTCACTCCGCTGCCATCCGCATTCGCGACGACACCGGTCAGCGTCGTAGCGGGCGTCATCGGCGCGGCTGCAGGCGTGTCCAGCTCCGCGGCTGCATCGTCCGACGCGACCTCGGCGCTTTCCGTCGTGGCCCACGGGTCCGCTTCGGGAGTGTCTTCCGTCGCCGCCATGGCGTCCGCCGAAGCAGCCGCCATTTCGGGGGCCGCTGCGTTCACGCGAATCTCGAGACGATCCTCGAGGTCCACCACCGTGTAGTCACCGGCGGCCGCGAGCGAAACCTCGACCCGCGTGGACGAAGCGCCCTCGTGGGAGAAGCTCTCGACCGTGACCTCGTCGATCGTTCCATCATAGATGGCGATCGCCTCGGCGACGTCACCGGGGGAGACCCCAGCGAGATCGATGACGATCCGCGACGGCTCGTCCTGCTTGAACGCGTTGTAGACCGGCTCTGTCAGCCCATTCAGGCTCACGACCGTTGCATCGCTGTCCGCCTCGACCGTCACCGACGAGAGCGCCGCAGGTGCTTCCGCAACAGGCGCCGGCACCGGCGTCGATGCGCAGGCGAGCAGGGAGGCCATGCAGATGGCGCTCACCGCGAGCCCCACCCTTCCAAAGTTTCCGTACATGGTGCTAGCGAACATCAAGCTCACCCTCCCTCAGACAACCGAATGCGCATCACGATCTCTTTTTCCGTCTGCTCTCCGTGGAAGTCTTCGTACTTCTCACGGACCATCATCTCGCTATCCCCGATCGTGATGATGAGACCCTCGTTCTTGCCGACGCGATCGCCTTCTTGAACGATGTAGGCTCTTCCGGAAGGGTCGATGACGAGAGCGCGTTTGCTGCCACCCTCCCAGACCACTCCCGTGACGGACAGCTGGCTCAGATCGAACTGCTCCAGCGGGCCCTTTGCAGCCTTGTCGACTTCCTTGATCCGATCGAGCACGAAGGATCGAAAGGGATCCCGTTTGCCGATCGGGTCGTAGACGTAGGCGCGTGCATCCGCGACGCTCACGCCCTGCTCGCCGTCAGGCGTCGCCTCCGCGGCAGGTGCAGCAGCCTTCGCCTTGCGTGCGGAAGCCGGCGCTGCGGCGTTGCCCGTGGCCGTCTCTTGACAGCCCAGAGCGAGCAGCAGAAGCGCTGCGCACCACACGATGGCGGACCTTCGATGGTTCATCACTTGCCCCCTCGCTTCCGAGCACGCTTGCCCTTGGCTTTGCCTTTGCCTTTGGCTTCCTCGGCCGCCGCGCCTTCCGGCGGGGCCTCGACGAAGCGGTAGGTGGTCGCCTCGCCACTCACCTTGAGAACCGTCCGAATGGTGTCCTCGCGGT
This sequence is a window from bacterium. Protein-coding genes within it:
- the pilQ gene encoding type IV pilus secretin PilQ codes for the protein MMFASTMYGNFGRVGLAVSAICMASLLACASTPVPAPVAEAPAALSSVTVEADSDATVVSLNGLTEPVYNAFKQDEPSRIVIDLAGVSPGDVAEAIAIYDGTIDEVTVESFSHEGASSTRVEVSLAAAGDYTVVDLEDRLEIRVNAAAPEMAAASADAMAATEDTPEADPWATTESAEVASDDAAAELDTPAAAPMTPATTLTGVVANADGSGVTVQFEADGSIEGATWFGLEDPERLVVDLPGLVSEVEDSRLEISGDRVARIRLGQHEDKVRVVLDGADAAQGFDDVQIVTVAAGLWLGLGDAIAPADQMASAPVETETEAMEEVAAEPEMAESEEVGLETAETPVAEEATEALVAEEPTETAEVWADEQSFDAAEEAAPATLTMFGVQIENDEARERVVIVTEGPAEFVKTHPSPDTTVISLKGATIDPDAAVRIAPTAPASVSLVTAFQQPEAAEPEVRVVIRAQEGAKPVVSQEGALLFVDFENGTQQASEIPMLSDVASAEVPADSMPASMDPNSDAVEILAEGGLVDGKAYTGRRISLDFKDVEIDDVLRLIAEVSDLNIIAGDEVNGKVTIRLVDVPWDQALDVVLLTRGLGFVRVGNVLRIAAADLLKTEEESRLQERRAREKLEDLVVKLQPVNYADVDEIEKMVKRLLTARGSVDVDERTNTVILKDIASVIDEATALIKAIDTQTPQVMIEAKIVEANLDFTKELGATWAFGVQPLTDGFDDTSPAKTNERLGLGNDIVFHDNSLLTSFTDTFNHVQVSNPITSVPNGLLDLGAFILDERLNVEARIEAAESYGEGKVISSPRIVTLDNRKASIEQGVSIPFQTFENGDAKLEFIDAVLRLDVTPHITADQSIIMQIAVQRNAPDTSVETPTGSPAIAKNEAETETLVKDGQTLVIGGIYVVDKSETESRVPYFHKIPLLGNAFKNNEVRDIRKELLVFVTPRIVVNPELGS
- a CDS encoding pilus assembly protein PilP, which codes for MNHRRSAIVWCAALLLLALGCQETATGNAAAPASARKAKAAAPAAEATPDGEQGVSVADARAYVYDPIGKRDPFRSFVLDRIKEVDKAAKGPLEQFDLSQLSVTGVVWEGGSKRALVIDPSGRAYIVQEGDRVGKNEGLIITIGDSEMMVREKYEDFHGEQTEKEIVMRIRLSEGG